A single window of Fundidesulfovibrio soli DNA harbors:
- the queC gene encoding 7-cyano-7-deazaguanine synthase QueC: MKNAVVLFSGGLDSSTCLAIAKSQGYNAYALSFRYGQRHTVELDAARRVANHLGAAGHLVLDLPLGTIGGSALTADIDVPKDRDTAEMEQDIPVTYVPARNTVFLSMALAWAEVLPAADIFIGVNALDYSGYPDCRPEFVEAFEKMANLAIKEAVEGRLMMKVHAPLMRLNKAQIIELGMGLGVDYGLTHSCYDPSGDGLACGRCDSCLLRRKGFEEAGVSDPTRYVPQ; encoded by the coding sequence GTGAAGAACGCCGTGGTTCTTTTTTCCGGAGGGCTCGACTCCTCCACGTGCCTAGCCATCGCCAAATCCCAGGGCTACAACGCCTACGCCCTGAGCTTCCGTTACGGCCAGCGCCACACCGTGGAGCTGGACGCCGCCCGCCGGGTGGCCAATCACCTGGGCGCGGCAGGCCACCTGGTGCTGGACCTGCCCTTGGGCACCATCGGCGGCTCGGCCCTCACCGCCGACATCGACGTGCCCAAGGACCGCGACACCGCCGAGATGGAGCAGGACATCCCCGTGACCTACGTGCCCGCGCGCAACACGGTGTTCCTCTCCATGGCCCTGGCCTGGGCCGAGGTGCTCCCCGCGGCGGACATCTTCATCGGCGTCAACGCCCTGGACTACTCCGGCTACCCCGACTGCCGCCCCGAATTCGTGGAGGCCTTCGAGAAGATGGCCAACCTGGCCATCAAGGAGGCCGTGGAGGGCAGGCTGATGATGAAGGTGCACGCGCCCCTGATGCGCCTGAACAAGGCCCAGATCATCGAACTGGGCATGGGCCTGGGGGTGGATTACGGGCTGACGCACAGTTGCTACGACCCGAGCGGGGACGGGCTTGCCTGCGGCAGGTGCGATTCGTGCTTGTTGAGGCGAAAGGGGTTCGAGGAGGCGGGGGTGAGTGATCCGACGAGGTATGTGCCACAATAA